A genomic region of Mesobacillus jeotgali contains the following coding sequences:
- a CDS encoding class II fructose-bisphosphate aldolase yields the protein MPLVSMTEMLKKANAEGYAVGQFNLNNLEFTQAILQAAEAEKSPVILGVSEGAARYMGGFKTVVKMVEGLMEDYKTTVPVAIHLDHGSSFDKCKEAIDAGFTSVMIDASHGPFEENVEITSKVVEYAHSKGVSVEAELGVVGGQEDDVVADGVIYADPKECEELVQRTGIDCLAPALGSVHGPYKGEPNLGFKEMEEINKTAGVPLVLHGGTGIPTKDIQKAISFGTAKVNVNTENQIASAKVVRQVLAEKPNEYDPRKYLGPARDAIKETVIGKMREFGSSNKA from the coding sequence ATGCCTTTAGTTTCAATGACTGAAATGCTGAAAAAAGCGAATGCGGAAGGCTACGCTGTTGGGCAATTTAACTTAAATAACCTTGAATTTACTCAAGCGATCCTTCAGGCTGCAGAAGCTGAAAAATCGCCAGTTATCCTAGGTGTTTCCGAGGGCGCAGCACGTTACATGGGCGGCTTCAAAACAGTAGTGAAAATGGTAGAAGGATTGATGGAGGACTACAAAACAACTGTTCCTGTCGCAATCCACTTAGACCATGGTTCAAGCTTCGATAAGTGTAAAGAAGCAATCGACGCAGGTTTCACATCTGTCATGATCGATGCTTCACACGGTCCTTTCGAAGAGAACGTTGAAATCACTTCAAAAGTGGTAGAATACGCTCATTCAAAAGGTGTTTCTGTTGAAGCTGAATTAGGAGTAGTTGGCGGACAGGAAGATGATGTCGTTGCTGATGGCGTTATCTATGCTGACCCTAAAGAGTGTGAAGAACTTGTTCAGCGCACTGGAATCGACTGCCTTGCTCCAGCTCTTGGATCTGTTCACGGCCCTTACAAAGGCGAACCGAACCTTGGCTTCAAGGAAATGGAAGAAATCAACAAAACTGCAGGCGTACCATTAGTATTGCACGGCGGAACTGGAATCCCTACAAAAGATATCCAGAAAGCTATTTCTTTCGGTACAGCTAAAGTAAACGTAAATACTGAAAACCAGATTGCTTCAGCAAAAGTTGTTCGCCAGGTATTGGCTGAAAAGCCTAATGAGTATGATCCACGTAAATACCTTGGACCAG
- a CDS encoding response regulator, with translation MKEKILIVDDQFGIRILLNEVLQKEGYQTYQAANGVQALDIVKKHPPDLVLLDMKIPGMDGIEILKRMKVIDPDIRVIIMTAYGELDMIQEAMDLGALTHFAKPFDIDDIRAAVKKYSQTVS, from the coding sequence ATGAAAGAAAAAATACTAATTGTAGACGACCAGTTTGGCATCAGAATTCTACTTAATGAAGTGCTGCAAAAAGAAGGTTATCAAACGTATCAAGCTGCAAATGGCGTCCAGGCCCTGGATATCGTTAAGAAGCATCCACCAGATCTAGTTCTTTTGGACATGAAGATCCCTGGTATGGATGGAATTGAAATTTTAAAAAGAATGAAAGTTATCGATCCTGATATCCGCGTCATCATCATGACCGCTTACGGCGAGCTTGATATGATCCAGGAGGCAATGGACTTGGGCGCGCTGACACACTTCGCAAAACCATTCGATATCGACGACATCCGCGCAGCAGTGAAGAAATATTCGCAAACCGTTTCTTAA
- a CDS encoding DUF2529 domain-containing protein, translating to MLKMFSTQLTGLFNRLQEKEEFSIEDGARLLAQAAAGEGTVYIFGTKEMQAVALEAVYGEEPLQSAAIFTDDVELEAADRVLVISRYADDEEAVGVARELHEKGIPFVAISTVRAENEAVSLETMADVHIDLRLTKGLMPDEMGNRIGYPASIVALYIYFGLKFTIEEILEEY from the coding sequence ATGTTAAAAATGTTTTCGACACAGCTGACAGGTTTGTTCAACAGGCTTCAGGAAAAAGAAGAATTTTCGATTGAGGACGGAGCTCGCCTGCTTGCACAGGCAGCTGCTGGTGAGGGAACTGTTTATATTTTCGGTACGAAGGAGATGCAGGCAGTAGCCCTTGAAGCGGTCTATGGCGAGGAACCTTTGCAATCTGCTGCGATTTTCACTGATGACGTCGAGCTGGAGGCTGCTGACCGCGTTCTGGTTATAAGCCGATATGCTGACGATGAAGAGGCTGTCGGAGTAGCGCGCGAATTGCACGAAAAAGGGATTCCATTCGTGGCCATCTCCACGGTCCGCGCTGAAAATGAAGCCGTAAGCCTGGAAACTATGGCTGACGTGCACATCGATTTAAGATTGACAAAAGGACTCATGCCTGATGAAATGGGCAACAGAATCGGCTATCCTGCTTCCATCGTCGCATTATACATTTACTTCGGCTTGAAGTTCACGATTGAGGAAATTTTAGAGGAGTACTAA